The following are encoded together in the Anopheles nili chromosome 3, idAnoNiliSN_F5_01, whole genome shotgun sequence genome:
- the LOC128727372 gene encoding matrix metalloproteinase-14-like encodes MSLPRCSVIDMIGYGADAHTENFALRRIHWRKKNLTYRISKYPKLLQRQEVDNEISRAFSVWSDHTDLSFRQKYIGAADIDIRFEVNGHSDEEAFDGPGGVLAHAYFPMYGGNAHFDDAEQWTIGVENGINLFQVAAHEFGHSLGLGHSRVHSALMEPFYRGYNPNFQLSKDDILGIQSLYGPKTKIGQSTNPISPKEEHPNLCNSPSIDSIFHTSDNKTFIFKGDKYYRIVANDIAPGYPKNISEGWPGLPGKIDAAFTHQNGKTYFFQGTKYWRYRGKEMDADYPKEISDGFPGIPNHLDAVMVWGYNAGIYFFKGSQFWRYNSKKKPPVPAVYPKEISYWNGIPNGINAVVHQGKKFTYFFKDDKYYRFNNEKLQVDQDDPPFPRQTAAWWFGCKNETDIITTTEKSGMETFDELDDFLNDNFWTFDADSLEEISWIFDNE; translated from the exons ATGTCGCTGCCACGCTGCAGTGTGATCGATATGATCGGTTACGGGGCAGACGCGCACACGGAAAACTTTGCCTTGCGGAGAATCCACTGGAGGAAAAAGAATTTGACATACCGTATTTCCAAGTACCCGAAATTGCTGCAACGACAGGAAGTCGATAACGAGATCTCGCGAGCTTTCAGCGTGTGGAGCGACCACACCGATTTGAGCTTCAGGCAAAAGTATATCGGAGCCGCCGACATTGATATTCGCTTCGAAGTAAACGGCCACAGTGATGAGGAGGCATTCGATGGACCAGGAGGAGTTTTGGCACACGCATATTTTCCGATGTATGGCGGCAATGCGCATTTTGACGACGCAGAACAATGGACCATTGGAGTAGAGAACGGAATCAATCTGTTCCAGGTGGCGGCGCACGAATTTGGTCACTCACTTGGCCTCGGCCATTCCAGAGTTCATTCTGCACTGATGGAACCTTTCTACCGTGGATACAATCCCAATTTCCAGCTCAGCAAGGATGATATTTTG GGTATTCAATCATTGTACGGCCCGAAAACCAAGATTGGTCAGTCAACCAACCCGATAAGCCCGAAAGAAGAGCACCCGAATCTGTGTAATTCACCATCCatcgattccattttccatacCAGCGACAACAAGACGTTTATATTCAAAGGTGACAAGTATTACAGGATCGTAGCAAACGACATTGCTCCAGGCTATCCGAAGAACATTTCCGAAGGCTGGCCGGGACTTCCGG GCAAAATTGATGCTGCTTTCACACACCAGAATGGCAAGACGTACTTTTTCCAGGGTACTAAATACTGGCGCTATCGAGGAAAGGAAATGGATGCCGACTATCCGAAGGAGATCAGTGATGGTTTTCCAGGAATTCCAAACCATCTCGATGCGGTCATGGTCTGGGGATATAATGCTGGAATTTACTTCTTCAAAGGAAGCCAATTTTGGCGGTATAATTCGAAGAAGAAGCCACCAGTACCCGCGGTCTATCCGAAGGAGATCTCGTACTGGAACGGTATCCCAAATGGAATCAATGCTGTGGTAcatcaaggaaaaaaattcaCCTACTTCTTCAAGGATGATAAGTACTATCGCTTCAATAATGAAAAGCTTCAG GTTGACCAGGATGATCCTCCATTCCCGAGACAAACTGCAGCATGGTGGTTTGGGTGCAAGAATGAGACTGATATCATAACAACCACTGAAAAAAGTGGAATGGAAACGTTTGACGAGCTAGATGATTTCTTGAACGACAATTTCTGGACGTTTGATGCTG ATTCCTTGGAAGAGATTTCCTGGATTTTTGATAATG AGTGA